One Hevea brasiliensis isolate MT/VB/25A 57/8 chromosome 5, ASM3005281v1, whole genome shotgun sequence genomic region harbors:
- the LOC110655833 gene encoding uncharacterized protein LOC110655833, giving the protein MTSSMGLGFMAAFAVSGSVVLIARQVHKRLVSDFMKKIEFELVGSRRCQAKKRVRFAEDVIEPSSNNKQYRDRHLARTTEGRQMSNRSCSTKVMEAMPVNRQILYKGILEYRTHKGCNISA; this is encoded by the exons atgaCGAGTTCTATGGGACTTGGTTTCATGGCTGCCTTTGCAGTTTCAGGGAGCGTAGTTCTCATTGCTCGTCAAGTCCACAAACGTCTAGTCTCCGatttcatgaagaagattgaatttGAATTAGTGG GGTCTAGGAGATGCCAGGCCAAGAAGAGGGTTCGATTTGCAGAAGATGTGATAGAGCCATCATCAAACAACAAACAATATCGTGACAGGCACTTGGCGAGGACAACAGAAGGAAGGCAGATGTCGAACAGGAGTTGTAGTACAAAAGTCATGGAGGCCATGCCTGTAAATAGGCAAATTCTGTATAAAGGGATCCTGGAGTACAGAACCCATAAAGGATGTAACATATCAGCCTGA